The Halodesulfovibrio sp. DNA segment CAGCACCGCGACAGCTGAAACCATCTTGCTGACAGGTGAAATTTCAAAAATACAAGGTGTAGATCAGATTTTCTCCGAAATTCTTGATCGCTCCGTGACCTCGCTGCACAAATTCAGCGGCGCTCCTGTCATCAAAAATCTCGAAGATAAAAACGATTGGATTGAATGCTTACAGGCGTACGGTCTTATGCCTTCTTCCAAAGTTAATCTTAATATGAGCACACAGGGTGTAAACTTCCGAAAAGAAGAATTCGCCTTCCATAAAAAGCTCGACCCCGTAACCAGCATTGCAACGTATCTGACAACTATTGCAATAATCATCATGCTTGCATGGACAGGCTCACTGTATGCCGAGGGGCAGCAGAAAGAAAAAGAAGTCAAAATGCTTTCTTCTAACATTAAGAAGGCATTCCGTACCGCTTTGCCGGATGTCCGCGGTAATTTCGGTACTATTCAGTTCACCAGCATCTTGCAGAGCAGATTGCAGCAACTGAAAGGTGAAGCTTCTTCCAGCGACCAGAAACAAGCTGGTGTTATTGAGCTTATCCATGCACTGAGTAAGCATACGCCGGAAGGGCTGGACATATCCCTTGAAGATATCTCCATTGACGAAAAGCGCATCGGACTTCGCGGCAATACTGACAGTTTGAATACACTAGAAAAATTCCGTGCCGGACTTTCTCAAAGTCCTTTGCTGAAAGACATTGAAATTCGTGGTGCTAACAGCCAGAAAAAACAGCGGGTACGTTTTGAACTCAGCATCATGAGGGCTGGTTAATATGGGACAAAATCGACGCACTATAACTCTTGCCATCTGCGGCGCTCTTTTGCTTGGCACACTTCAATTTATTGCTTTGCCAGCAATGGATTTCAAAAACGACATGGCTGTGCAAGTAAAGCGCAACTACAAAGCGTTGGGCAAATTGCAGGTTCTCACCCAAGAATACTCGCAATTACAGGCGAAGCGCAAAGCGCTTACATCCGGAGCCAACGCCAATAAAGGAACGCTCTTTGCGATTGTTGAAAAAGTTACTCGCGAACAACAGATTAACGAATTAATCGAATCTGTCAGACCGCAGCGTCAAGAGCTGGAAAACAACCTTGTAGAAGAAAAAGTACAAGTACGTTTTGATAACCTGTACCAGCAGGATCTTATGCGCTTTCTTTACACCGTTGAAAAAAGCCTTCAGGGCATCACTGTTCAGAATATTGAAATTAGACGCACAAAAGATGAACTTCTTAGAGCGGATATTTCTCTTATTATGACAACCTCAAAGCAGATGTAGGACTCTATGGAAACTCCGACCCAAAGGACAGTACCTGCGAACCCGTTCGGTGAGCAATTTCGCACATTCCATTTTTACCCGTCAGAAAGCCATAAGCAAGTTGTCCACCGCATCACACGCGGACTGGAAGGAAACTGCGGTCTTATTCTGCTCACGGGTGAAATAGGCATTGGGAAAACGTCTGTTTGCCGTCACCTTATGCAATCCTTCGGGGAATCCTATGTCTTTGCAGAAAGCGGTAACCCGTTTTTAAAACCAGCGGAGCAGTTGTATCATTTCTGCAAGCAATTCGGTGTTGATACAACTGGGCGCAACTCCATACATGACCTGACAGAAGCGCTGCACGTATTCTTCATTGAACAGGCAGAAGCAGGAACTAAACCTGTTATCATTATGGATGAAAGCCACCTTCTGGCTACAGAACATTTTTCTTTGTTGCTTGTGCTGTACAACATGCGCCAAGGCTCCATGCCACTGGTGCAGATCATACTTATTGGTCAAGTTGAGATCATGGACAGACTTCGCGAACCGGGCTTTGAAGCGCTTAACCAGCGAATCGGTGTCCGCTGTGAACTTTCCCCTCTCAATGTACAAGAAACAATGAACTACATCCGGTTCAAACTGGAACACGCGGAATTTCCAAACCAGAATGTTTTTGAGCAAAAAACGCTCAAGAAAATCTGGCAGGTAACTGGTGGTCTACCACGCCTGATTAACCACGCATGTTCACATGCTCTTGACCAAATTTCTTTTACAGGTGCACAGACTGTTTCTGAAAAGCTCATCGATGAAGTTTCTTCAGACCCGATGTATCAAGACCTGTTTACAATCCGTACCAAAAAAGACACGCAAAAATACCGCGTTGCTGCTGGTGTTGTAACAGTTCTTTTCCTTGGTGTTCTTGCTGCAAGCCAACTTTCACTCTTCTCTGATACGAAGAATATGCTTACGGAAAACACCGACGCTATAGTGGCAACACATCAGGAGACACCACCTGCCATTGTTCAACAACAAGTCCAGCAGCAAGCAGCAAAGCCTCAACCAGCTATCGCTCAAGTTGCACCTGTTAATACACCTAGTTCAACTCCGCCCACTTCCAATCTATCTGGGGCAGGCGCACCAGCGCAATCTACACCGATTCAGCAGGTAGCTCAGGTGGAACAACAAGACAATGTACAGCTTAAATCAGTTCGTGTAACGCGCCCTGCTGTGAAGAAAACCGCACAGAAAGCGCAAGTAACACCGATTAATGTTACACCTGTCCAAAACAAACCTGTTCAGGTTGAACCTGTAAAAACAGCCCCTGTTCAAGTTGCCACTGCGCCACAACCTCAGCAGCAACGCCAGCAAGCAGCTGCTCAGCCTAAACCGCAAGTAGCACAGCCTGCAAGCACTCCTGTGCAAAGTGAATCAATTCAGCAAACACAACAGGTCGCTCCACAAAATTCACCTGTCCAGCAACCTGTACACCATGTTGTGGCATCAACTGAACCAACAAAGCCAGTTGCGCCAACTGTTAGCCAAGCACCTGAACCTCCTGTTACCCAAGTACCGGTACAGCCAGTTCAGCAAGCTGTAGCAGCTGCACCTACGACTTCGCTTCAAAGCAATCAAGCAGTAGCACAGCAACCGCAGGCTACCGAGCCAGCATACACATCTCAAAACAATTTGCCGATTGTGAATGAAGCTCCTGTAGTTTCGTTACCGCCATTGAGCACGGAGGAACAAACTCCTGCACCGGCATACTCTATTGCAAAACGTGAACCTGTATCGAAACCAGTTATCCATGAACCGGAAACAGTTATTCTCGATGAAGATACACACCCTGCAATCAAAGACTTACAAGTTTCAGCGGTAGCGTGGTCAGCAAATCCTGAGGCACGCATGGCTGTTGTGAACGATAGAATTTTCCACGAGGGTGACAAGGTTGGCGCTCTCACCCTTGAACAAATCAATAAAAGCTATCTCATATTCTCTCTTGACGGCATTCGTTATAGAAAGAATGCGTCATAACTATGCGATAGACTTTTGTTTTACAGAACCAATAAGGAGAGAATAATGGATATACAATCTACAAAACCAAAACACTCTAAAGAGTCTGGCTTCACACTGATGGAGCTTATGGTTGTTATTGTAATTTTGGGCATTTTAGCATCGATTGTTGTGCCACGTTTTCTTGATGAACCACACAAGGCGCGTGTTATTAAAGTAAAAATGCAAATTCAGGGTTTATCCACAGCGGCTAAAAAATACTACCTTGATAACGGCTTCTACCCAAGCACCGAGCAAGGTCTGCAAGCTCTTGTTGAAAAACCTACCGTAGGTCGTATTCCTAAACATTACCCGACTGGTGGCTACATTGCTAAAATCCCTAATGATCCATGGGAAAACGAATATGTCTACCTCTCTCCGGGTGAGCATGAAGCTTTTGACATAATATCCTTTGGTGCTGATGGCGAAGAAGGCGGAGAAAACGACGGTGAAGATATCCAAAGCTGGAACCTTGAATAACAAGCATTCCGCAGGGTTCACCCTATTTGAACTACTGATTGTAATGGCGATTATGGGCATGATGTTCGGAATGCTCGTTCTCAACATTAATATCGGTTCTCCTTCCGGTGATATGAAAACTGCAATCCGAAGAATTTCGGGAGCAGTATCAGAAGCACGGTCACGCGCCTTATTAAAGCGAACTCCCTTGGAGTTGCACTTTAAGCGCGAAGGCTTGGAACTGTTTCAAACAATAGACAGTAAGAAGCTTAAAATTGGCAGTGCCCCGTTACCGGCTGATGTGTTCATTGAAGATGTTGAAATTGATGGAGAACACGGAAAACGTGTGCTCATATTTCAATCAAAAGGCATCACTCAGCCAGCAACCATCAGTTTATCGACAGACGATGAGTGGCAGATTGTTTTAATCCGTCCCATTCAAGGTATTGAACTTCGCGATGGAAAACGTCCTCGCAAAAACAGATTGACCGAGTGAGACTATACTTATGAT contains these protein-coding regions:
- a CDS encoding AAA family ATPase; this translates as METPTQRTVPANPFGEQFRTFHFYPSESHKQVVHRITRGLEGNCGLILLTGEIGIGKTSVCRHLMQSFGESYVFAESGNPFLKPAEQLYHFCKQFGVDTTGRNSIHDLTEALHVFFIEQAEAGTKPVIIMDESHLLATEHFSLLLVLYNMRQGSMPLVQIILIGQVEIMDRLREPGFEALNQRIGVRCELSPLNVQETMNYIRFKLEHAEFPNQNVFEQKTLKKIWQVTGGLPRLINHACSHALDQISFTGAQTVSEKLIDEVSSDPMYQDLFTIRTKKDTQKYRVAAGVVTVLFLGVLAASQLSLFSDTKNMLTENTDAIVATHQETPPAIVQQQVQQQAAKPQPAIAQVAPVNTPSSTPPTSNLSGAGAPAQSTPIQQVAQVEQQDNVQLKSVRVTRPAVKKTAQKAQVTPINVTPVQNKPVQVEPVKTAPVQVATAPQPQQQRQQAAAQPKPQVAQPASTPVQSESIQQTQQVAPQNSPVQQPVHHVVASTEPTKPVAPTVSQAPEPPVTQVPVQPVQQAVAAAPTTSLQSNQAVAQQPQATEPAYTSQNNLPIVNEAPVVSLPPLSTEEQTPAPAYSIAKREPVSKPVIHEPETVILDEDTHPAIKDLQVSAVAWSANPEARMAVVNDRIFHEGDKVGALTLEQINKSYLIFSLDGIRYRKNAS
- the gspG gene encoding type II secretion system major pseudopilin GspG, whose product is MDIQSTKPKHSKESGFTLMELMVVIVILGILASIVVPRFLDEPHKARVIKVKMQIQGLSTAAKKYYLDNGFYPSTEQGLQALVEKPTVGRIPKHYPTGGYIAKIPNDPWENEYVYLSPGEHEAFDIISFGADGEEGGENDGEDIQSWNLE
- a CDS encoding prepilin-type N-terminal cleavage/methylation domain-containing protein, which encodes MKISKAGTLNNKHSAGFTLFELLIVMAIMGMMFGMLVLNINIGSPSGDMKTAIRRISGAVSEARSRALLKRTPLELHFKREGLELFQTIDSKKLKIGSAPLPADVFIEDVEIDGEHGKRVLIFQSKGITQPATISLSTDDEWQIVLIRPIQGIELRDGKRPRKNRLTE
- a CDS encoding type II secretion system protein GspM, giving the protein MGQNRRTITLAICGALLLGTLQFIALPAMDFKNDMAVQVKRNYKALGKLQVLTQEYSQLQAKRKALTSGANANKGTLFAIVEKVTREQQINELIESVRPQRQELENNLVEEKVQVRFDNLYQQDLMRFLYTVEKSLQGITVQNIEIRRTKDELLRADISLIMTTSKQM